A region from the Vicia villosa cultivar HV-30 ecotype Madison, WI linkage group LG3, Vvil1.0, whole genome shotgun sequence genome encodes:
- the LOC131659452 gene encoding uncharacterized protein LOC131659452 encodes MGQTKISLKELDSSKRKFTEPIDDYLNRFRLLKARYFTVVPEHELVEMAVGGLDYSIRKKLDTQYLRDMAQLADRVRQVERLKAEKVRANKSYKKERVTYVEVDEGEPETFEDQYGFEDCEVDLAELKEADPYTCKMITPSNGKNPVETEKNDKFPKKTYTFDVTKCDEIFDLLVKDGQMVLPPNIKIPPLEQWKKRGYCKYDNFLGHKTSQCFIFRDLIQNAIKEGRLKFADKGKTR; translated from the coding sequence atgggtcaaaccaagataagtctcaaAGAATTGGATAGCAGTAAGAGGAAGTTTACTGAACCTATAGACGATTATCTAAACAGGTTTCGTTTGCTAAAAGCTAGATATTTTACAGTGGTACCTGAACACGAGTTAGTTGAAATGGCCGTTGGAGGTCTAGATTATTCCATTAGGAAAAAATTAGACACTCAGTATCTgcgagatatggcccaattggctgaTAGAGTTCGTCAGGTTGAAAGATTAAAAGCTGAAAAGgttagagcaaataaaagttacaagaaagaAAGGGTCACCTACGTTGAAGTAGACGAAGGAGAACCAGAAACCTTCGAGGACCAGTATGGTTTCGAAGACTGCGAAGTAGATCTagccgaattaaaagaagcaGACCCCTATACCTGCAAGATGATCACACCATCGAACGGGAAAAATCCTGTTGAAACTGAAAAGAATGATAAGTTTCCTAAGAAAACATACACGTTCGATGTAactaaatgtgatgaaatatttgatttgcttgtgaaagatggccaaatggtTTTGCCTCCTAATATTAAGATTCCTCCGTTAGAGCAATGGAAGAAGAGAGGCTACTGTAAATACGACAATTTTTTGGGccacaaaacctcacaatgtttcaTTTTCAGAGATCTTATCCAGAATGCGATCAAGGAAGGGCGTCTGAAATTTGCAGACAAAGGAAAAACCAGATGA